Proteins from a single region of Juglans microcarpa x Juglans regia isolate MS1-56 chromosome 5S, Jm3101_v1.0, whole genome shotgun sequence:
- the LOC121268227 gene encoding ATP synthase gamma chain, chloroplastic, protein MSCSNLTMWVPSNPSLSDASSLSFRSFLNPFQLPSHNSPSCSPSRSGTLIHCGLRELRGRIDSVKNTQKITEAMKLVAAAKVRRAQEAVVNGRPFSETLVEVLYNINEQLQTEDIDAPLTNVRPVKKVALVVVTGDRGLCGSFNNSIIKKAEARIAELKGLGLDYTVISVGKKGNTYFLRRPYIPVDKFIEGNTLPTAKEAQAIADDVFSLFVSEEVDKVELLYTKFVSLVKSDPVIHTLLPLSPKGEICDVNGTCVDAAEDEFFRLTTKEGKLTVERDAVRTQTADFSPILQFEQDPVQILDALLPLYLNSQILRALQESLASELAARMSAMSSATDNAIELKKNLSMLYNRERQAKITGEILEIVAGANALT, encoded by the coding sequence ATGTCCTGCTCAAATTTGACAATGTGGGTGCCTTCAAATCCTTCTCTTTCTGATGCTTCTTCACTCTCTTTCCGCTCCTTTCTCAACCCTTTTCAGCTTCCTTCCCATAATTCACCCTCTTGCAGCCCCTCTCGATCGGGGACCCTGATCCACTGTGGTCTTCGTGAGTTGCGAGGCCGTATTGATTCTGTAAAAAACACCCAGAAGATCACTGAGGCTATGAAGCTTGTTGCTGCTGCTAAAGTCAGAAGAGCCCAAGAAGCCGTGGTTAATGGCAGACCCTTCTCAGAAACTCTGGTAGAAGTTCTATACAACATCAATGAGCAGCTACAAACTGAAGACATAGATGCCCCTCTCACCAACGTTAGGCCTGTCAAAAAGGTTGCCTTGGTCGTTGTCACCGGTGATAGGGGTCTTTGTGGCAGTTTCAACAATTCAATTATTAAGAAAGCCGAAGCCAGGATTGCTGAACTGAAGGGTCTTGGTCTTGATTATACCGTTATTAGTGTCGGTAAAAAGGGCAACACATACTTCCTTCGGAGGCCTTATATTCCGGTTGATAAGTTTATTGAAGGTAACACACTCCCTACTGCTAAAGAAGCGCAGGCCATTGCTGATGATGTTTTCTCACTCTTCGTTAGTGAAGAGGTGGATAAGGTGGAACTTTTGTACACCAAATTCGTGTCGTTGGTCAAGTCCGATCCAGTTATTCATACCTTgcttcctctctcgcccaagGGAGAGATTTGTGATGTTAATGGAACGTGTGTGGATGCTGCTGAGGACGAGTTCTTCAGGCTTACAACCAAGGAAGGGAAACTGACGGTGGAGAGAGATGCTGTAAGGACTCAGACAGCGGACTTCTCGCCCATATTGCAGTTTGAGCAGGACCCAGTTCAGATTCTCGATGCTTTGCTGCCTCTCTATTTGAACAGCCAGATTTTGAGGGCATTGCAGGAATCACTAGCTAGTGAGCTTGCTGCTAGGATGAGTGCCATGAGCAGTGCAACTGATAATGCAATAGAGTTGAAGAAGAACTTGTCTATGCTCTACAATAGGGAACGCCAGGCTAAAATCACGGGTGAGATATTGGAGATTGTTGCCGGTGCCAATGCTTTGACTTAG